A window of the Drosophila simulans strain w501 chromosome 2L, Prin_Dsim_3.1, whole genome shotgun sequence genome harbors these coding sequences:
- the LOC27207623 gene encoding leucine-rich repeat extensin-like protein 3: MKLFVFAVCAIALAYADVSHLNLGSGYSYNKPTPTFNIPSAPAPAYLPPVQEVISAPAPAPVYSAPAYSAPAPAPVYSAPVPAPVSEYLPPVQDIPAPAPVYSAPAVAPVYSAPAPAPVYSAPAPAPEYLPPVQDIPAPAPAPVYSAPAPAPVYSAPAPAPAPVYSAPAPAPVSEYLPPVQDIPAPAPVYSAPAPAPVYSAPAPAPVYSAPAPAPEYLPPVQDIPAPAPAPVYSAPAPAPVYSAPAPAPAPVYSAPAPAPAPVYSAPAPASAYSAPAPAPVYSAPAPVESGYQYNVPAKRFRF, translated from the exons atg AAACTATTCGTCTTCGCTGTGTGCGCCATCGCCTTGGCCTACGCCGATGTTTCCCACCTTAACCTGGGCAGTGGTTACAGCTACAACAAGCCCACGCCGACCTTCAACATCCCCTCGGCTCCAGCTCCGGCTTATCTGCCACCCGTTCAGGAGGTGATCTCCGCGCCGGCTCCAGCTCCTGTGTACTCTGCTCCTGCTTACTCCGCTCCAGCCCCAGCCCCAGTCTACTCCGCTCCGGTACCCGCGCCTGTTTCGGAGTATCTGCCTCCTGTTCAAGACATTCCAGCTCCAGCCCCCGTTTATTCTGCTCCGGCTGTAGCTCCAGTTTACTCTGCTCCTGCGCCAGCTCCAGTTTACTCTGCTCCTGCGCCAGCTCCTGAGTACTTGCCTCCCGTCCAGGACATTCCAGCACCGGCTCCAGCTCCCGTTTACTCCGCTCCTGCGCCAGCTCCTGTTtactctgctcctgctccagctccagctccagtttaCTCGGCTCCCGCACCAGCACCCGTTTCGGAGTATCTGCCTCCTGTTCAGGACATCCCTGCTCCCGCCCCAGTTTATTCTGCTCCTGCACCAGCTCCGGTCTACTCTGCTCCTGCGCCCGCTCCAGTTTACTCTGCTCCTGCGCCAGCTCCTGAGTATTTACCTCCCGTCCAGGACATTCCGGCTCCTGCGCCCGCTCCAGTTTActcagctcctgctccagctccagtttactctgctcctgctccagctccagctccagtttactcggctcctgctccagctccagctccagtttactcggctcctgctcccgcttcAGCTtactctgctcctgctccagctccagtttaCTCAGCCCCAGCTCCCGTGGAGTCGGGCTACCAGTACAACGTGCCTGCCAAGCGTTTCCGCTTCTAA